One window of Quercus robur chromosome 12, dhQueRobu3.1, whole genome shotgun sequence genomic DNA carries:
- the LOC126709727 gene encoding AT-hook motif nuclear-localized protein 23 produces the protein MAGLDLGPASRYVHHQLHRSEFNLQLQQQHHHQQQQQQQQQDSEDDGGQYSGDPHQDDGPHQGLELVTNSSGGAGDIAGRRPRGRPPGSKNKPKPPVIITRESANTLRAHILEVGNGCDVFDCVATYARRRQRGICILSGSGTVTNVSLRQPAAAGAIVTLHGRFEILSLSGSFLPPPAPPGATSLTIFLAGGQGQVVGGSVVGELTAAGPVIVIAASFTNVAYERLPLDEEEQLQIQTPTAQQGSGGGGGSGGGGGGGVGGSNPFSDPSAGFPFLNLPLNMPPNVQLPVDGWAGNSGGAARGGPF, from the coding sequence ATGGCTGGTTTGGATTTAGGCCCTGCTTCTCGCTACGTTCACCACCAGCTTCACAGGTCGGAATTCAACCTtcaattacaacaacaacatcatcatcaacaacaacaacagcaacagcaacaagaTTCTGAAGACGATGGAGGACAGTACTCTGGGGATCCTCACCAAGACGATGGTCCACACCAAGGTCTCGAACTTGTCACCAACAGCTCAGGCGGAGCAGGAGACATCGCGGGTCGGCGTCCACGTGGCAGACCACCTGGTTCCAAGAACAAGCCCAAACCGCCAGTCATAATCACCAGAGAGAGTGCGAATACTCTCAGAGCCCATATTCTGGAAGTGGGAAATGGATGCGATGTGTTCGACTGTGTCGCCACCTACGCACGGCGTCGACAGCGTGGGATCTGTATTCTCAGTGGCAGTGGTACTGTCACAAATGTAAGTCTCAGGCAACCAGCGGCGGCGGGAGCTATTGTAACGCTTCACGGAAGGTTTGAAATATTATCACTCTCGGGATCTTTCTTGCCGCCGCCTGCTCCACCCGGCGCCACCAGCTTGACTATATTTCTGGCTGGCGGACAAGGCCAAGTGGTGGGAGGGAGTGTGGTTGGGGAGTTAACTGCAGCCGGCCCGGTTATAGTGATTGCGGCTTCTTTCACAAACGTGGCTTATGAGAGATTGCCCTTAGATGAAGAGGAGCAGCTGCAGATACAGACGCCTACTGCGCAGCAGGGTTCGGGTGGCGGTGGCggaagtggtggtggtggtggtggtggtgtgggtggGAGTAACCCTTTTTCGGACCCGTCAGCCGGGTTTCCTTTCTTGAATTTGCCGCTTAATATGCCGCCTAATGTCCAGTTACCAGTCGATGGATGGGCCGGGAACTCAGGCGGCGCAGCGCGCGGCGGTCCCTTTTGA